From the Glandiceps talaboti chromosome 12, keGlaTala1.1, whole genome shotgun sequence genome, one window contains:
- the LOC144443452 gene encoding coiled-coil domain-containing protein 124-like yields the protein MPKKFKGENSKAAVARARKADARAEEEAKKQKALEDEYWKDDDKFVQRKQDRKADKEKRRQEELARKSAARKALEEEEESLAKTSAKNPSSKLTRTQIQQQLERQQQEQATVNRSLSHDEVPLEENPNRLLEGEVEARSVEDAIAVLSVREPKLEKHPEKRIKAAYAKYEEENLPKLKAENPNMRLSQLKQMLKKDWMKSPENPMNQQSQAYNVKR from the exons ATGCCCAAAAAATTTAAAGGAGAAAACAGCAAGGCGGCAGTAGCCAGAGCACGCAAAGCTGATGCCAGGGCTGAGGAAGAAGCAAAGAAACAGAAAGCATTAGAAGATGAGTATTGGAAAGATGATGATAAGTTTGTACAGAGGAAACAAGATAGAAAG GCTGACAAAGAGAAAAGACGACAAGAAGAGTTAGCAAGAAAATCAGCAGCAAGGAAAGCCCTTGAAGAGGAAGAAGAGTCCCTTGCCAAAACATCAGCTAAAAACCCATCATCTAAGTTGACTAGAACTCAAATACAACAACAATTAGAAagacaacaacaagaacaag CTACTGTAAATAGAAGTCTAAGTCATGATGAAGTACCTCTTGAAGAAAATCCTAATAGGTTATTGGAAGGAGAAGTAGAAGCTAGATCAGTAGAAGATGCCATTGCTGTTTTGAG TGTAAGAGAACCCAAGCTAGAAAAACATCCCGAGAAAAGAATCAAAGCTGCATATGCTAAATATGAAGAAGAAAACCTTCCCAAGCTGAAAGCAGAAAATCCTAACATGAGATTATCTCAGTTGAAACAAATGTTGAAAAAGGATTGGATGAAGTCCCCTGAAAACCCTATGAACCAACAAAGTCAGGCATACAATGTCAAAAGATGA